Proteins encoded in a region of the Triticum dicoccoides isolate Atlit2015 ecotype Zavitan chromosome 3A, WEW_v2.0, whole genome shotgun sequence genome:
- the LOC119269049 gene encoding uncharacterized protein LOC119269049, translating to MPISSATSQSVCHALDKQVKSRVHFKDMDDYLKGCRFLPKLNNKILGERNAPYKERLSSLENLVLIRVQDSDRVLQDNEMLKQRTESMTPKCNCGRLSLSFLFIFLIIE from the exons ATGCCCATCAGTTCAGCAACATCACAG TCAGTGTGCCACGCGCTGGACAAGCAGGTCAAGAGCAGGGTCCACTTCAAG GATATGGATGACTATCTGAAGGGATGCAGGTTTCTTCCCAAACTTAACAACAAGATACTAGGTGAAAGAAATGCTCCCTACAAGGAAAGGTTGAGCAGCCTAGAGAATTTAGTACTGATCAGG GTACAAGATAGCGACAGAGTGCTGCAGGATAATGAGATGTTGAAGCAGCGGACTGAATCCATGACACCGAAGTGCAATTGCGGCAGATTATCTCtatcttttcttttcatttttcttattattgagTGA